A single region of the Enterococcus mundtii genome encodes:
- a CDS encoding pyridoxal phosphate-dependent aminotransferase gives MNLHHRFNPRLAKIEVSQIRMFDQQISSIPGIIKLTLGEPDFSTPEAVKETGITAIKENYSHYTGMRGLPELCEAACFFQKERYGLSYDPQTEVLTTIGATEAIATALLAVLEEGDKVLIPAPAYPGYQPIVDLAGAELITIDTSDTGFICQPEQLEEAFAKYGDEIKAVILNYPSNPTGTLLSAEQMSKLAEVLSQHPVFVISDEVYSELNYVGDHVSMATYLPEQTIVVNGLSKSHAMTGWRIGFLFAQKPVIDELIKVHQYLVTSATTISQKAAVEALTTSMDEGEKMKARYVERRDYLLPQLTELGFQISQPDGAFYLFCRLPETIQMNSWDFCLALAEQGKVACIPGSAFGPEGEGFIRISYASGMDDLQEACKRIGTFLAQLKK, from the coding sequence TTAGGTGAGCCAGATTTTTCAACACCTGAAGCAGTCAAAGAAACAGGGATCACAGCCATCAAAGAAAACTATTCTCATTATACCGGGATGAGAGGTTTACCAGAATTATGTGAAGCAGCTTGTTTCTTCCAAAAAGAACGTTACGGTCTTTCTTATGATCCGCAAACGGAAGTACTAACAACGATCGGTGCCACAGAAGCGATCGCGACAGCTTTATTAGCGGTCTTAGAAGAAGGGGATAAAGTATTGATCCCAGCACCTGCATATCCCGGCTATCAACCAATTGTTGATCTAGCAGGCGCCGAATTGATCACGATCGATACATCAGACACTGGCTTTATTTGTCAGCCAGAACAACTAGAAGAGGCGTTTGCCAAATACGGAGACGAAATCAAAGCAGTGATTTTGAATTACCCAAGTAATCCAACGGGAACATTGTTATCTGCGGAGCAAATGAGCAAACTTGCAGAAGTTTTAAGCCAGCACCCAGTCTTTGTCATCAGTGACGAAGTTTACTCGGAGTTGAACTACGTGGGAGATCATGTCTCGATGGCTACGTACTTGCCTGAACAAACGATCGTCGTGAATGGACTCTCTAAATCTCATGCCATGACTGGTTGGCGCATTGGGTTTCTCTTTGCTCAAAAACCAGTGATCGATGAATTGATCAAGGTCCACCAATATTTAGTTACTTCTGCCACAACGATTTCTCAAAAAGCTGCGGTCGAAGCCTTGACAACGAGTATGGACGAAGGGGAAAAAATGAAGGCCCGCTACGTCGAACGCCGAGATTATCTATTGCCGCAACTTACGGAATTAGGTTTTCAAATCTCTCAACCTGATGGTGCGTTTTATTTGTTCTGTCGCTTACCAGAAACAATCCAGATGAATTCGTGGGATTTTTGTTTAGCACTCGCAGAACAAGGTAAGGTTGCCTGTATCCCTGGCTCAGCTTTTGGACCGGAAGGTGAAGGATTTATCCGAATCTCTTATGCAAGTGGGATGGATGACCTACAAGAAGCGTGTAAACGTATCGGCACATTTTTAGCACAATTAAAAAAATAA
- a CDS encoding FAD-dependent oxidoreductase — protein MEKTKVIIVGASHGGHQSILELLSRYGENVDITLFEAGDYVSFMSCGMELYLEDQVTSVNDVRNFRPENFPQPNVAILNNHEVNTINADKKTVTVTRKEDGHTEEYAYDKLILSSGVKPNSLPVPGTDLENVYLMRGYNWATKIKERMTDPAVKKVAVIGSGYIGIEAAEVFLNAGKEVTLLDMIDRPLGTYLDKEMTDILEAHLKEKGMNIKTGVNIKAFTGDGKVAAIETDSGTIETDLIIQAAGVKPNTEWLKGIVDLDERGWIITDEYLQTNLPDVYAVGDATLAYSIPAGKKVPIALATVARREARYVVQHLFEQTPSKPFGGLVGSSALRVFDYHFAASGLNSFTADRAGVAIKTAFYEDTIRPKFVPEEFGNGKAAVQLAYDPFTHQLLGGAVLSTKDITAQGNVLALAIQQKLTIEDLAEADFFFQPGHDRQWSLLNLAAQQALGEEPFVE, from the coding sequence ATGGAAAAAACGAAAGTAATTATTGTCGGTGCATCACATGGAGGGCATCAATCCATTTTAGAATTACTATCTAGATACGGAGAAAATGTGGATATCACCTTGTTTGAAGCAGGCGACTATGTTTCATTTATGTCATGCGGCATGGAATTATATTTAGAGGATCAAGTCACTAGTGTGAATGATGTCCGTAATTTCAGACCGGAAAACTTTCCGCAACCAAATGTGGCGATATTAAATAACCACGAAGTAAACACAATCAATGCAGATAAAAAAACAGTTACAGTTACACGTAAAGAAGATGGACATACAGAAGAGTATGCTTACGATAAATTGATTTTGAGTTCAGGTGTTAAACCAAACTCATTACCTGTTCCAGGAACAGACTTAGAAAATGTATATTTGATGCGTGGCTATAATTGGGCAACGAAAATCAAAGAACGCATGACAGACCCAGCAGTGAAAAAAGTAGCTGTGATCGGTTCAGGTTACATCGGGATCGAAGCAGCAGAAGTTTTCTTGAATGCAGGGAAAGAAGTAACGTTATTAGATATGATCGATCGTCCTTTAGGTACTTACTTAGATAAGGAAATGACAGATATCTTAGAAGCGCACTTAAAAGAAAAAGGCATGAACATCAAAACTGGCGTGAATATCAAAGCCTTCACAGGTGACGGTAAAGTCGCAGCCATCGAAACAGACAGTGGCACGATCGAAACAGATTTGATCATCCAAGCTGCCGGTGTCAAACCGAATACCGAATGGTTGAAAGGCATCGTTGATTTAGATGAACGTGGCTGGATCATCACAGATGAATACCTACAAACAAACTTACCTGATGTTTATGCAGTAGGAGATGCAACACTTGCTTATTCGATCCCAGCAGGCAAAAAAGTGCCGATCGCATTAGCAACAGTTGCACGTCGAGAAGCACGCTATGTCGTTCAACACTTATTTGAACAAACACCAAGCAAACCATTTGGTGGCTTAGTCGGCTCATCTGCGTTACGTGTGTTTGACTATCATTTTGCTGCAAGTGGCTTGAACAGCTTCACAGCTGATCGCGCTGGCGTAGCCATCAAAACAGCCTTCTATGAAGATACGATCCGTCCAAAATTCGTACCAGAAGAATTTGGGAACGGAAAAGCAGCTGTACAATTAGCCTATGATCCATTTACGCACCAATTGCTAGGTGGCGCTGTTTTATCAACGAAGGACATCACTGCACAAGGCAATGTCTTAGCACTAGCAATCCAACAAAAATTAACGATCGAAGACTTGGCAGAAGCAGATTTCTTCTTCCAACCAGGACACGACCGTCAATGGAGCTTACTAAACTTAGCGGCACAACAAGCACTAGGTGAAGAGCCATTTGTGGAGTAA
- a CDS encoding MurR/RpiR family transcriptional regulator, whose product METKLSEAEHFLWEYMMNHIQEIPNLSIIKLSERANVSTTTIVRTMKKKGYEGYTSFKHHLKEKKNTTINFATVDKVDEEIKTSILKNEQEVVRTINLLDTGVIEDAIQKIWSSQRIIIFARGFSEMIGEEIQTKFQLLDKYCVLHTDPNIIKTVSRKLHKKDVVLFISLNGETEELVAAAENCYREEISSILITASRESRLNRLAELSLIGFKSEISFFPEYEVRSRLPLSVIARILLDSYAIRVKKGD is encoded by the coding sequence ATGGAAACTAAATTAAGCGAGGCAGAACATTTTTTATGGGAGTATATGATGAATCACATCCAAGAAATCCCAAATCTATCAATTATCAAACTAAGCGAACGAGCCAACGTATCCACCACGACCATCGTTCGTACCATGAAGAAAAAAGGGTACGAAGGCTATACTTCTTTTAAGCATCATTTAAAGGAAAAGAAGAATACCACCATCAATTTTGCTACGGTCGATAAAGTAGATGAAGAAATAAAAACCTCCATTCTAAAAAACGAACAGGAAGTCGTGCGTACCATCAATCTATTGGATACAGGGGTAATCGAAGATGCGATTCAAAAAATCTGGAGTTCACAAAGAATCATTATCTTTGCCAGAGGATTTTCAGAAATGATTGGAGAAGAAATACAAACAAAATTCCAACTACTCGATAAGTATTGTGTCCTTCATACCGATCCAAATATCATCAAAACCGTTAGTCGCAAATTGCACAAAAAAGATGTCGTTCTTTTTATTTCCTTAAACGGTGAAACAGAAGAACTCGTAGCAGCAGCGGAGAATTGCTACCGCGAGGAAATCAGTTCGATCCTGATCACCGCATCACGGGAAAGTCGCTTGAACCGATTAGCAGAATTATCTTTGATCGGCTTCAAATCCGAAATCTCTTTTTTCCCTGAATATGAAGTCCGCTCTCGCCTGCCACTTTCTGTGATTGCGCGGATCTTGCTGGATTCGTATGCGATACGGGTGAAGAAGGGGGATTGA
- the pfkB gene encoding 1-phosphofructokinase, with protein MANVYTCTMNLAIDLFIEVAQLKPNVVNRSIDDDIQANGKGVNVSLILKKLGIPNTALGFSGGFTGAYIEECLTKEGIDAHFVSIPGMTRINVFTQVNEESSEYKLVNRGPEIDQLAMEELLETISHLSAGDYLCVSGSLPRGVPEEILVMISKICHENQVRLILDTSAKIVKRCLKYQPFLLKPNEQELAEWFDEEIAETEYVNYCKKLLAAGAQNVLLSLGGAGGIYVNENYCLTGNAPQGKVVNTACAGDTLLATFLAGLIKEENSADCFKDSLAAGSSTAFQKGLTDFTDVAELKKQITIHKEEFR; from the coding sequence GTGGCTAACGTATATACATGTACGATGAATCTGGCGATTGATCTGTTTATTGAAGTGGCACAACTCAAACCGAATGTCGTGAACCGCTCAATCGATGATGATATCCAAGCAAATGGGAAAGGTGTCAATGTTTCATTGATTTTAAAAAAACTCGGGATACCAAATACTGCATTGGGCTTTAGCGGAGGATTTACTGGGGCTTATATTGAGGAATGCTTGACGAAGGAAGGAATCGACGCTCATTTTGTTTCTATACCCGGAATGACTCGCATCAACGTATTTACACAAGTGAATGAGGAATCAAGTGAATATAAATTGGTCAATCGTGGACCAGAAATCGACCAGTTAGCGATGGAAGAATTGCTTGAGACAATCAGTCATTTGTCAGCTGGAGATTATCTTTGTGTTTCTGGGAGTCTGCCAAGAGGTGTACCAGAAGAAATCTTAGTAATGATCAGTAAAATCTGTCATGAGAATCAAGTGCGCTTGATCTTAGATACGAGTGCTAAAATCGTTAAACGATGTCTAAAGTATCAACCATTTTTACTAAAACCGAATGAGCAGGAATTGGCAGAATGGTTTGATGAAGAAATAGCAGAAACGGAATATGTAAACTATTGCAAGAAACTATTAGCCGCAGGTGCACAAAATGTATTGCTGTCATTAGGTGGAGCGGGTGGGATCTATGTGAACGAAAACTATTGTTTGACAGGAAACGCCCCGCAAGGAAAAGTCGTTAATACCGCTTGCGCCGGGGATACACTCCTAGCCACTTTTCTGGCAGGATTGATCAAAGAAGAAAATAGTGCGGATTGTTTCAAGGACAGTTTAGCTGCGGGTAGCTCGACTGCGTTTCAAAAAGGATTGACTGATTTTACCGATGTCGCAGAGTTGAAAAAACAAATCACCATTCATAAGGAGGAATTCAGATAA
- a CDS encoding PTS fructose transporter subunit IIC: protein MAKYRLIAATGCPTGIAHTYMAQEALEQAAKKKGITIKVETHGQVGVENRLTDQEIIEAEAVIIAADKDVQPERFAGKRIIDVSVSKGIKEADQLIAAALNGEGVISEKIEMAEGDKEKQHAQQSVGHSIYKNLMNGVSHMLPFVVSGGALIAISFLWGIYSADPANAQYNEFAASLNRIGGFAMSMMVPVLSAFIAEGIAKRPGLVVGFVGGLIASDGGTGFLGGIISGFLAGYVVLGLIKALQPLPKTLDGLKAIFLYPVLGVLITGLIMTVISGPMASINEGMMDFLAGFENSSPLVLGVIVGCMCAFDMGGPINKAAYVTGTALLAQGNTSFMAGVSAACIAPPLITGFAVLLFGKYFEPNEKNAGLVNIILGSTHITEGAIPFAAKDPLRVLPIMMLGSSIAAVLTYFFRVQVPAPHGGFLVLPVVTHGLLWILAILAGSIVGGVLLGLVQKRKSLSV from the coding sequence ATGGCTAAGTATCGATTAATTGCTGCAACTGGTTGTCCCACAGGTATCGCCCACACGTATATGGCACAAGAAGCACTGGAACAGGCAGCAAAGAAAAAAGGCATTACGATCAAGGTGGAGACCCATGGACAAGTAGGGGTAGAAAATCGTTTGACAGATCAAGAAATCATTGAAGCGGAAGCAGTGATTATTGCGGCGGATAAAGATGTTCAGCCTGAAAGATTTGCCGGGAAACGGATCATTGATGTTTCTGTTTCGAAAGGGATCAAAGAAGCCGATCAATTGATTGCTGCGGCTTTAAACGGTGAAGGAGTGATTTCTGAAAAAATCGAAATGGCAGAAGGAGATAAGGAAAAACAACATGCACAACAGAGTGTTGGTCACAGCATCTATAAGAACTTGATGAATGGTGTTTCCCACATGTTGCCTTTTGTTGTCAGTGGGGGAGCCTTGATCGCCATTTCTTTTTTATGGGGGATTTATTCTGCCGATCCTGCCAATGCGCAATACAATGAATTTGCTGCGAGTTTGAATCGAATCGGTGGTTTTGCAATGAGTATGATGGTGCCGGTCCTTTCCGCGTTTATTGCTGAAGGAATTGCAAAACGTCCTGGATTGGTTGTGGGGTTTGTCGGTGGATTGATTGCCTCAGATGGTGGTACAGGTTTTTTAGGTGGAATTATCTCAGGTTTCTTGGCAGGATATGTGGTGTTGGGATTAATAAAAGCGTTACAACCTTTGCCTAAAACACTAGATGGTTTAAAGGCAATTTTCTTATATCCCGTACTAGGGGTGTTGATTACTGGATTGATCATGACAGTCATTTCAGGACCGATGGCTAGTATCAATGAAGGAATGATGGATTTTCTAGCAGGGTTTGAAAACTCAAGTCCTTTAGTATTAGGGGTGATCGTCGGTTGTATGTGCGCATTCGATATGGGGGGGCCGATCAATAAAGCAGCCTACGTTACTGGAACTGCCCTGTTAGCACAAGGAAATACTAGCTTTATGGCGGGAGTTTCTGCAGCCTGTATTGCTCCGCCGTTGATTACTGGCTTTGCGGTCTTGCTTTTTGGGAAATACTTCGAGCCAAACGAAAAGAATGCTGGTCTAGTGAATATCATTCTAGGCTCAACACATATTACGGAAGGTGCGATTCCTTTTGCAGCAAAAGATCCGCTTCGTGTCTTGCCAATCATGATGCTTGGTTCGTCGATCGCCGCTGTATTGACCTATTTCTTTCGCGTGCAAGTACCAGCACCCCATGGCGGATTTCTCGTTTTACCAGTAGTGACGCATGGCTTACTTTGGATTCTTGCGATTCTTGCTGGTTCTATTGTAGGGGGAGTATTACTAGGCTTGGTTCAAAAAAGAAAGTCACTGAGTGTGTGA